One window of Penaeus chinensis breed Huanghai No. 1 chromosome 34, ASM1920278v2, whole genome shotgun sequence genomic DNA carries:
- the LOC125043525 gene encoding uncharacterized protein LOC125043525, with translation MPTFPPTGRCLIRWLLLAAMVSAASTEILYAETANITFGEWLVQQQPNQILEEVIIRGRHCFCRRAVLPPSEPDTSSFEMILGGGIFGGPGSKSSFDYLFIPQGQ, from the exons ATGCCAACCTTTCCACCAACTGGCAGATGCTTGATTCGTTGGCTCCTCCTAGCAGCGATGGTGTCAGCGGCCAGCACTGAAATTCTGTATGCGGAAACTGCTAACATTACCTTTGGCGAATGGCTAGTGCAGCAG CAACCCAACCAAATCCTCGAGGAAGTGATCATACGAGGCAGACATTGCTTCTGCAGGAGGGCGGTCCTTCCTCCTTCAGAGCCAGACACCAGCTCCTTCGAAATGATCCTTGGGGGGGGGATCTTCGGAGGTCCCG GTTCGAAGTCTTCTTTCGACTACCTTTTCATTCCTCAAGGACAATGA